The following are from one region of the Treponema denticola genome:
- the lptB gene encoding LPS export ABC transporter ATP-binding protein, which translates to MFNEKSILKVEGLNKFFRKKHAVKDIGFSMYQGEIVGLLGPNGAGKTTTFYMIVGFYKPNSGNIYLDGNRITNLPMYKRAHAGISYLPQEASVFRKLTVEQNIYAILETRKDLSKEQKMERLEFLLEEFGITANRKQQAYTLSGGERRRTEIARALAIEPKFLLLDEPFAGIDPIAVHDIKSIVRILADQGIGILITDHNVRDTLEITDRAYIIGSGEIVEQGSRDEILNSEIARKIYLGEEFRM; encoded by the coding sequence ATGTTTAACGAAAAAAGTATTTTAAAAGTTGAAGGATTAAACAAATTTTTTAGAAAAAAACATGCGGTAAAGGATATCGGGTTTTCGATGTATCAGGGCGAAATTGTAGGTCTGCTGGGCCCTAATGGAGCAGGAAAAACTACCACATTCTATATGATTGTAGGTTTTTATAAACCGAATTCCGGCAACATATATTTGGACGGAAATAGGATAACAAACCTGCCAATGTATAAAAGAGCCCACGCAGGAATTTCATATTTACCGCAAGAAGCTTCGGTTTTTAGAAAACTAACCGTAGAACAAAATATCTATGCGATTTTAGAAACACGTAAAGACCTCTCCAAAGAACAAAAAATGGAAAGGCTTGAATTTCTTCTTGAAGAATTCGGAATTACAGCAAACAGAAAACAACAAGCCTATACCCTCTCCGGAGGAGAAAGAAGGCGAACCGAAATAGCCAGAGCCCTAGCCATTGAACCCAAGTTTTTGCTTTTGGATGAACCATTTGCCGGCATAGATCCGATTGCAGTACATGACATTAAAAGCATAGTCCGTATTTTAGCCGATCAGGGCATAGGAATTTTGATAACAGATCACAATGTCAGGGACACCCTGGAGATAACCGACAGAGCCTACATAATAGGCAGCGGAGAAATTGTAGAACAAGGCTCACGGGATGAAATTCTAAATTCCGAAATTGCCCGAAAAATATATCTTGGCGAAGAATTTAGAATGTAA
- the pth gene encoding aminoacyl-tRNA hydrolase, which produces MIDLIVFLGNYGKKYENTRHNAAWVLCDSIEIGSNAVWQGKFKGQYAKLPSSMTDGRAVHLLKPETYMNLSGESVIAASSFFRLKPENILIVHDELELKPGILSFKWSGGLGGHNGLRSIKSVLNTADFFRLRIGIGRPDFSSQGGDASPDISGYVLSRFAQYELDVLKSQTPQADSFFKELLEADEPQTLIKKWAKVLPPQS; this is translated from the coding sequence ATGATAGACTTAATCGTTTTTTTAGGCAACTACGGAAAAAAATATGAAAATACAAGGCATAATGCAGCTTGGGTTTTATGCGATTCAATCGAGATAGGCTCAAATGCCGTATGGCAGGGTAAATTTAAGGGACAATATGCAAAGCTGCCTTCTTCTATGACGGACGGCAGGGCTGTACATCTATTAAAACCTGAAACCTATATGAACCTATCAGGAGAAAGCGTAATAGCAGCTTCCTCCTTTTTTAGACTAAAGCCTGAAAATATTTTAATAGTACATGATGAACTTGAATTAAAACCCGGCATTCTCAGCTTTAAGTGGTCAGGCGGCCTCGGCGGACACAACGGATTACGTTCCATAAAATCGGTTTTAAATACGGCAGATTTTTTCCGCCTAAGAATAGGCATAGGCCGGCCGGATTTTTCTTCTCAAGGAGGAGATGCTTCCCCCGATATTTCAGGCTATGTGCTTTCCCGCTTTGCACAATACGAATTGGATGTCCTAAAAAGCCAAACACCTCAAGCCGACTCTTTTTTTAAAGAATTATTGGAAGCTGATGAACCTCAAACTCTTATAAAAAAATGGGCTAAGGTACTGCCTCCTCAAAGTTAA
- a CDS encoding isoamylase, whose product MKKSVFLLIFISLFLMTAFSEKSIEPEVYQKLVESIVRIEAPKIKDGHIIFTSTARRHVGIAFSHEDYKHIHSFQKLPQSELYEGKEPILFYILPIPDELTEIEYRLVIDGLWSSDPVNRNTVFDSIHSMSVSRIEVPYKKEYKTEVSNKSLVKFTYLGEPKKIIRLAGSFNNWDPFMYELIEVSPGRYELNLNLPSGTWLYAYFSGGSQLPDNTNKNYVYTADGRVASVITVN is encoded by the coding sequence ATGAAAAAATCAGTATTCTTATTAATTTTTATTAGCCTTTTTTTGATGACGGCTTTTTCGGAAAAGAGTATTGAGCCCGAAGTTTATCAAAAACTCGTAGAGTCTATTGTGCGCATTGAAGCTCCTAAAATTAAGGACGGTCACATAATCTTTACTTCAACCGCCAGGCGCCATGTAGGTATAGCCTTTTCTCATGAAGACTACAAGCATATTCATTCTTTTCAAAAACTTCCCCAAAGCGAACTGTATGAAGGCAAGGAACCCATATTATTCTATATTCTTCCGATTCCCGATGAGCTAACGGAAATAGAATACAGGCTTGTAATAGACGGGCTTTGGTCATCGGATCCGGTAAATAGGAACACAGTCTTCGATAGCATACACAGCATGAGTGTTTCACGTATTGAAGTTCCTTACAAAAAAGAGTATAAAACCGAGGTAAGCAATAAAAGCTTGGTAAAATTTACATATTTAGGAGAACCTAAAAAAATTATAAGGCTTGCCGGCTCCTTTAATAATTGGGATCCCTTTATGTATGAGCTTATAGAGGTTTCTCCTGGACGATATGAGTTGAATTTAAATTTACCTTCGGGAACTTGGTTATATGCTTACTTTTCAGGCGGAAGCCAGCTGCCGGATAATACAAATAAAAATTATGTATATACGGCTGATGGACGGGTCGCTTCGGTTATAACCGTTAATTAA
- the murA gene encoding UDP-N-acetylglucosamine 1-carboxyvinyltransferase — translation MHEYIIQGGFPVNGTIKASGNKNAALPCIAAAILSEEPIILKNIPEIEDVFVMLQVFEALGGHYEKIEKNVFKLQIEKVKTSKIPEDLATKIRASILFAGPLLARTGKAVLPPPGGDVIGRRRLDTHFLALTELGARVETDQNFSFIAHKLMGEDIFLDEASVTATENAIMAASLAEGTTIISNAASEPHVQELCKMLNKMGAKISGVGSNILTIEGVKKLNGTEHRIGPDYMEIGSFIGLAAVTRGQLKITDVEPRDMRPLKVAFGKLGIGWSLEGTTLTVPDKQKMQVNCDLGGMIPKIDDAPWPGFPPDLTSIMTVIATQVEGTVLIHEKMFESRMFFVDKLIGMGARITLCDPHRAVISGPSSLHGSELVSPDVRAGMAMVIAACCARGESIIRNVYQIERGYEHLVERLKSIGVKIELKEK, via the coding sequence ATGCACGAATATATTATACAAGGCGGATTTCCCGTAAATGGAACAATAAAAGCAAGCGGAAATAAAAATGCAGCCCTGCCATGTATTGCGGCCGCCATCCTTTCGGAAGAACCCATTATCCTCAAAAACATTCCCGAAATTGAGGATGTTTTTGTAATGCTTCAAGTTTTTGAAGCTCTGGGAGGTCACTACGAAAAAATAGAAAAAAACGTATTTAAGCTCCAAATAGAAAAGGTAAAAACAAGCAAGATACCTGAGGATCTTGCGACAAAGATAAGGGCTTCCATTTTATTTGCAGGCCCGCTTTTGGCAAGAACAGGTAAGGCTGTTTTGCCCCCTCCGGGAGGAGACGTTATCGGAAGGCGCCGTCTCGATACCCATTTTTTAGCCCTGACGGAATTGGGAGCCAGAGTCGAAACCGATCAAAATTTTTCTTTTATTGCACACAAGCTGATGGGAGAAGACATATTCTTGGATGAAGCTTCCGTTACTGCAACGGAAAATGCCATCATGGCAGCCAGCCTTGCAGAAGGGACTACCATCATTTCAAACGCAGCAAGCGAGCCTCATGTTCAAGAGCTTTGCAAGATGTTAAATAAGATGGGAGCAAAAATCAGCGGAGTAGGCTCCAATATACTGACTATCGAAGGTGTCAAAAAATTGAACGGTACGGAACACCGCATCGGCCCTGACTATATGGAAATAGGTTCTTTTATCGGTCTTGCTGCCGTTACCCGCGGCCAGCTTAAAATTACCGATGTAGAACCTAGAGATATGCGGCCGTTAAAGGTTGCTTTCGGCAAGTTGGGCATAGGCTGGTCTTTAGAAGGAACAACCCTTACCGTTCCCGATAAGCAAAAGATGCAGGTAAACTGTGACCTCGGAGGAATGATACCCAAGATTGACGATGCCCCATGGCCGGGTTTTCCGCCTGATCTTACTAGTATAATGACCGTAATAGCAACACAGGTAGAAGGCACGGTTTTAATCCACGAAAAAATGTTTGAATCCAGAATGTTCTTTGTAGATAAGCTAATCGGAATGGGAGCCCGCATTACCCTGTGCGATCCTCACCGAGCAGTCATTTCGGGCCCAAGCTCCCTCCACGGAAGCGAATTGGTTTCTCCCGATGTAAGAGCCGGCATGGCCATGGTAATAGCCGCCTGCTGTGCCCGGGGAGAAAGCATTATCCGAAATGTCTACCAAATAGAAAGAGGTTATGAGCATCTGGTAGAAAGACTCAAATCCATAGGCGTAAAAATAGAGCTTAAAGAAAAATAG
- a CDS encoding methyl-accepting chemotaxis protein yields MNEINGTKVSKLQRMHKYSILTIRKKIMIALISVLSVFLILTSIVLVKQLSGTSKRNAVVKLYDSSKKLSSFVETVIKDVYDTNKTLAKTFESFQDIPPENRRSYFNSLQKEILKDSEKFIDIWTVWEPNALDKLDYKFKNTEGHDNSGRFIPYWTKVNGKISMVPLTEYVSSFWYEKPKTSQHGILIEPNRYELQGNMIYVAGTAIPIRDKTGKALGVVGIDYSLDYMQEKLSQEVFFKSGYAILISAKGTVLAHKNKNLISKTLPEFENKEIATYFFDSKRSLTPFLIETQVNGNKHLEVFTPVKIGRTNEVWFVGTSIPEKEIYEESTNLIKLVSIILLVGFIASIIILTFIINGITKRISGVVKALRNIAQGDGDLTARLTGKGKDEIADLSNSFNQTIEKIGFTVRNVANSTLDMQKTGETLAVNVFETASSISQISKNILKVKDQAESQSASVSEATANVEQILQTIKQLDGRIESQAANVVQSSSAIEEMVANISSVTKILDQSDSAIKELADATVYGKDALHLSNSVTQKIAEESGSLIEASNVIQHIASQTNLLAMNAAIEAAHAGEAGRGFAVVADEIRKLAEESSLQGKSISSALKKFSEEISILASSSKTVEEKFNAIFSLAENVKSMSSSVMAAMRAQESGSHKVLSAIHDINNITVDVQTGSGEMLKAGEDAVKEMNRLEGLTQIINNSIQEMSAGTNQIQTSCSEVKGISQKNKMNIEALAQEVGKFKI; encoded by the coding sequence ATGAATGAAATCAATGGTACAAAAGTCTCCAAACTTCAAAGAATGCACAAATATTCAATTTTAACGATAAGAAAAAAAATAATGATTGCCTTAATTTCGGTTTTATCTGTTTTTTTGATTCTTACAAGTATAGTCCTTGTAAAACAACTGAGCGGAACTTCAAAACGAAATGCTGTTGTAAAATTATATGATTCCAGTAAAAAACTCAGCTCCTTTGTTGAGACTGTCATCAAGGATGTATACGATACAAATAAAACCTTAGCAAAAACATTTGAATCCTTCCAAGATATTCCGCCGGAAAACAGAAGATCTTATTTTAATAGTTTACAAAAAGAAATTTTAAAAGATTCGGAAAAATTTATAGATATATGGACTGTTTGGGAACCTAATGCTCTAGATAAACTTGACTACAAATTTAAAAATACTGAAGGTCATGACAATAGCGGAAGGTTTATTCCTTATTGGACAAAGGTGAACGGTAAAATTTCAATGGTACCATTAACCGAGTATGTAAGCAGTTTTTGGTATGAAAAACCCAAGACCTCGCAACATGGTATTTTGATTGAGCCTAATAGATATGAACTCCAAGGAAACATGATTTATGTTGCAGGTACTGCAATTCCAATACGCGACAAAACAGGAAAAGCCTTGGGAGTTGTAGGAATTGACTACTCCCTTGATTATATGCAGGAAAAACTTTCACAAGAAGTTTTCTTTAAATCAGGCTATGCAATTCTCATTTCAGCTAAAGGCACCGTTCTTGCGCATAAAAATAAAAACCTAATATCAAAAACCCTTCCCGAATTTGAAAACAAAGAAATAGCAACTTACTTTTTTGATTCAAAGAGGTCTCTCACTCCATTTTTAATTGAAACTCAAGTAAATGGAAATAAGCATCTTGAAGTATTTACACCTGTCAAGATAGGCCGTACGAATGAAGTATGGTTTGTAGGCACTTCAATACCGGAAAAAGAAATCTATGAAGAAAGTACAAATTTAATTAAACTTGTTTCCATAATTTTATTGGTAGGTTTTATTGCATCAATAATCATTCTAACATTTATAATAAACGGAATAACAAAAAGAATTTCAGGCGTAGTTAAGGCTCTCAGAAATATTGCTCAAGGAGACGGAGACTTGACAGCCCGTTTAACAGGAAAGGGTAAGGATGAAATTGCAGACCTATCTAATTCCTTTAATCAAACAATAGAAAAAATAGGTTTTACGGTAAGGAATGTTGCAAACAGTACTTTGGATATGCAAAAGACAGGCGAAACTCTTGCAGTAAACGTTTTTGAAACCGCAAGTTCAATAAGCCAAATAAGCAAAAATATTTTAAAGGTAAAAGACCAAGCTGAGTCTCAGTCGGCAAGTGTGAGCGAAGCGACTGCAAATGTTGAACAAATTCTTCAAACAATAAAACAGTTAGACGGCCGTATTGAAAGTCAAGCTGCAAATGTTGTGCAATCTTCTTCCGCAATTGAAGAAATGGTTGCGAATATTTCTTCAGTAACAAAAATATTGGACCAAAGCGATTCGGCAATTAAAGAGTTGGCAGATGCAACAGTCTATGGTAAGGATGCTCTCCACCTTTCAAATTCTGTTACACAAAAAATTGCAGAAGAATCAGGCAGCTTGATTGAAGCTTCAAATGTAATTCAGCACATTGCAAGTCAAACAAACCTGTTGGCCATGAATGCGGCAATTGAAGCTGCCCATGCCGGAGAAGCAGGAAGAGGCTTTGCAGTAGTTGCGGATGAAATCAGAAAATTAGCCGAAGAATCAAGTCTTCAAGGAAAATCAATATCGTCTGCTCTTAAAAAATTCTCAGAGGAAATTTCCATATTAGCATCTTCTTCAAAAACCGTAGAAGAAAAATTTAATGCAATTTTTAGTCTCGCTGAAAATGTAAAATCAATGAGCAGCAGCGTTATGGCTGCAATGAGAGCGCAAGAGAGCGGAAGTCATAAAGTTCTATCTGCAATTCATGATATAAACAACATAACTGTAGATGTTCAAACAGGCTCCGGAGAAATGCTTAAGGCAGGAGAAGATGCCGTCAAAGAAATGAACAGGCTTGAGGGTTTGACACAGATCATAAATAACAGCATCCAAGAAATGTCGGCAGGCACAAACCAAATACAAACCTCCTGTTCCGAAGTAAAGGGTATCTCACAAAAAAATAAAATGAATATTGAAGCCTTGGCACAAGAAGTCGGCAAATTCAAAATATAA
- a CDS encoding ABC transporter permease — translation MLNFILKRILYGILTMFIVASITFFLVHIIPGNPIETIAENLPEERRNELYSQYGYDKSLFTQYLVFWKNLLMKGDLGTSLYYRGRLVTDVIKTHAPISARLGLQALFFGVSVGLSLGILSAAKRGKKFDYAVILIAVIGISIPNFVLGQMLQYFFGIKHNLLPITGWGSFKYTVMPSLALAIGPIAKYSRYMRSNYLDIINQDYILTARAKGASKVRIIKSHILRNAFLPIITMLGPQIAFTFTGTFIIENIFSVPGLGSYFVRSISERDYTMVMGQTIFISFLYVASLIIVDIAYNLLDPRIKVQAKNEVL, via the coding sequence ATGCTTAACTTTATTTTAAAGAGAATTTTATACGGTATTCTTACAATGTTCATAGTTGCAAGTATTACCTTTTTTTTAGTGCATATTATTCCGGGCAATCCTATTGAAACCATAGCTGAAAATTTACCTGAAGAAAGACGGAACGAGCTTTATTCTCAATACGGATACGACAAATCTCTTTTTACTCAATATTTGGTTTTTTGGAAAAATCTTTTGATGAAGGGTGATTTGGGAACCTCGCTTTATTACCGAGGAAGGCTTGTTACCGATGTAATAAAAACCCACGCACCTATTTCGGCAAGACTGGGACTCCAAGCCTTATTTTTCGGCGTTTCAGTAGGTTTGAGTTTAGGCATATTATCAGCCGCTAAGCGCGGAAAAAAATTCGATTATGCCGTTATACTAATTGCAGTTATAGGAATATCCATTCCCAATTTTGTTCTGGGACAGATGCTGCAATACTTTTTCGGCATTAAACACAACCTGCTTCCGATTACAGGCTGGGGAAGTTTTAAATATACAGTCATGCCTTCTTTAGCCTTGGCTATAGGTCCGATTGCAAAATACTCAAGATATATGCGTTCCAATTACTTGGATATTATAAACCAAGATTATATTTTAACTGCAAGGGCAAAGGGCGCTTCAAAGGTAAGAATTATAAAAAGCCATATTTTACGGAACGCTTTTTTACCGATCATAACTATGCTCGGCCCTCAAATAGCCTTTACATTCACAGGCACCTTTATAATCGAAAATATTTTTTCGGTTCCCGGACTGGGTTCCTATTTTGTACGTTCAATTTCAGAAAGAGATTATACGATGGTAATGGGGCAAACTATTTTTATTTCTTTTCTATATGTAGCATCTCTAATTATAGTAGACATAGCTTATAACTTGCTCGATCCGAGAATTAAGGTGCAAGCAAAAAATGAGGTTCTTTAA
- a CDS encoding ABC transporter permease, producing the protein MNEKKTVSYDEPAKKLNLSPSDFEPVIRTKKTLQTTRVSIGFWEDVRRRFKKSKRALFSCAVLGLIILICSFGPILSGRSADDGNLKEKNLNPSFSHFFGTDELGRDIFTRVCNGGRVSLIIAIIGAAIDMSMGLIYGGISAYAGGRTDTIMMRIVEILSSIPYLITAILISLIFGKGIFSIIIAMTITGWCFTARLVRGQVLQIKNQDFILAAQALGTSSFKIIIKHLLPNTVSIMIIALTFDIPSFIFGEAFLSYIGLGIQPPYTSWGVLASEAQKTMLFYPYQLFFPALFISLTILSLQIIGDALRDAMDPHLRKYK; encoded by the coding sequence ATGAACGAGAAAAAAACTGTAAGCTATGATGAGCCGGCTAAGAAACTAAATTTAAGTCCATCGGATTTTGAACCCGTTATAAGAACAAAAAAAACGCTTCAAACAACAAGGGTCAGTATAGGCTTTTGGGAAGATGTAAGGCGGAGATTTAAAAAAAGCAAGAGAGCGCTTTTTTCTTGTGCAGTTTTAGGGTTAATTATTTTGATATGTTCATTCGGCCCGATTTTAAGCGGCCGGTCAGCCGATGACGGAAATTTAAAAGAAAAAAATTTAAACCCTTCTTTTTCTCACTTTTTTGGAACGGATGAATTGGGGCGTGATATATTTACAAGGGTCTGTAATGGCGGACGCGTTTCTCTTATAATTGCAATTATAGGAGCTGCAATCGACATGAGCATGGGTTTAATTTATGGAGGCATTTCAGCCTACGCAGGCGGAAGAACCGATACTATAATGATGCGTATAGTCGAAATTCTTTCAAGTATTCCTTATTTAATTACGGCTATTTTAATTTCTCTTATTTTCGGTAAAGGAATTTTTTCGATTATCATCGCAATGACAATTACAGGCTGGTGCTTTACGGCAAGGCTTGTGCGCGGTCAAGTCTTACAAATAAAAAATCAGGATTTTATTTTGGCGGCACAGGCCTTAGGCACAAGTTCATTTAAAATTATAATAAAGCATCTACTTCCCAACACTGTGAGCATCATGATAATCGCCTTAACATTTGATATTCCTTCATTTATTTTTGGAGAAGCCTTTTTATCTTATATAGGTTTAGGAATTCAGCCCCCATATACCAGCTGGGGAGTGTTGGCATCAGAGGCACAAAAGACAATGCTCTTTTATCCTTATCAATTATTTTTCCCTGCCCTTTTTATAAGCCTGACAATTTTATCATTACAAATCATCGGCGATGCTCTACGGGATGCAATGGATCCGCATTTAAGGAAGTACAAATGA
- a CDS encoding ABC transporter ATP-binding protein, whose translation MKPILQVKDLAVTFKTYAGTIHAVNGISFNLYEDETLVLVGESGCGKSVTAHSILKLLPGKKTRIHEKSQIIFEDKNILEYSEEEMQHIRGNEISMIFQDPLTYLNPTMPIGKQVMESILIHQRLSKKEALERTVKMLELAQIPDPEKRLKQYPHEFSGGMRQRVLISIALAGNPKILIADEPTTALDVTIQAEILELIQKIQKETKTAVMLITHDLGVAAEIADRIQVMYAGKIIERGRAEDIFKNAQHPYTRALLAAVPSIDQLKENKLYSLEGNHPDMLSISDGCAFADRCEKCMKVCLRHKPPEMQVSNEHFTSCWLQHEFAKGKNNG comes from the coding sequence ATGAAACCTATTTTACAAGTTAAAGATTTGGCTGTTACTTTCAAAACTTATGCAGGAACAATCCATGCCGTAAACGGAATTTCATTTAATCTGTACGAGGATGAAACTCTTGTACTTGTCGGAGAGTCAGGCTGCGGAAAAAGCGTTACGGCTCATTCAATTTTAAAACTCCTCCCCGGAAAAAAAACACGCATACACGAAAAATCCCAAATTATTTTTGAAGATAAAAATATCTTGGAATATTCCGAAGAAGAAATGCAGCACATAAGAGGAAATGAAATATCCATGATTTTTCAAGACCCTCTGACATATTTAAACCCTACGATGCCCATAGGCAAGCAGGTTATGGAAAGCATTTTAATTCATCAAAGGTTGAGCAAAAAAGAAGCCTTAGAGCGAACCGTAAAAATGTTAGAGCTGGCTCAAATTCCTGACCCCGAAAAAAGACTCAAGCAATACCCTCACGAATTTTCGGGAGGAATGAGGCAGAGGGTTTTAATCTCGATAGCCCTCGCAGGCAATCCTAAAATTTTAATTGCCGACGAACCTACAACAGCCTTAGATGTTACAATTCAAGCCGAGATATTGGAACTTATACAAAAAATTCAAAAAGAAACAAAGACGGCCGTAATGCTCATCACGCATGACCTAGGAGTTGCGGCCGAAATTGCTGACCGCATTCAGGTTATGTATGCCGGAAAAATTATCGAGCGCGGAAGGGCCGAAGATATTTTTAAAAATGCACAACACCCGTATACAAGGGCTCTGCTTGCAGCCGTTCCCTCAATAGATCAATTAAAAGAAAATAAGCTTTATTCACTCGAGGGCAATCATCCCGATATGCTTTCTATTTCAGACGGCTGTGCTTTTGCCGACAGATGCGAAAAATGTATGAAAGTTTGCCTTAGGCATAAACCTCCCGAAATGCAGGTAAGTAATGAACACTTTACTTCCTGCTGGCTTCAACATGAATTTGCAAAAGGAAAAAACAATGGCTGA
- a CDS encoding ABC transporter ATP-binding protein: MADTLLEVCNLKKYFTLGRKEILHAVDDVSFTINRGETVGIVGESGCGKTTLGRTVLGLYRPTAGKIIFDGTEIGSASKKELHAFKKRAQIILQDPFASFNPRMTISQIISEGMEAHNLYKTKKEMENTVYSLLETVGLVPEHANRFPHEFSGGQRQRIGIARALAVEPDFIVCDEPISSLDVSIQAQIINLLIRLQKEFKMTYLFIAHDLSIVKYISDKVGVMYSGKLVEFAKSVDLYKNPLHPYSQALISAIPSTDIDSPMSARRIHIHGEISSAINPPQGCRFYKRCPKAFEKCKSIPPELIETEEGHFTACHLIQD; this comes from the coding sequence ATGGCTGATACTCTTCTAGAAGTTTGCAATTTAAAAAAATATTTTACTCTGGGCCGTAAAGAAATTTTACATGCAGTGGATGATGTAAGCTTCACGATAAACCGAGGAGAAACGGTAGGCATTGTAGGAGAATCGGGCTGCGGCAAAACCACTTTAGGGAGAACCGTTCTCGGCCTTTACCGTCCTACTGCCGGAAAAATAATTTTTGACGGAACCGAAATCGGCTCGGCCTCAAAAAAAGAACTACACGCTTTTAAAAAGAGAGCTCAAATAATTTTGCAAGATCCTTTTGCTTCTTTTAATCCCCGTATGACAATTTCGCAAATTATTTCGGAGGGAATGGAAGCTCACAATTTATATAAAACAAAAAAAGAAATGGAGAATACTGTATACTCTCTTCTTGAAACCGTAGGCCTTGTGCCTGAACATGCCAATAGATTTCCACATGAATTTTCGGGAGGCCAAAGACAAAGAATAGGAATTGCAAGAGCCCTGGCAGTGGAGCCCGACTTTATAGTTTGTGATGAGCCTATTTCGTCCCTTGATGTTTCGATTCAAGCTCAGATAATAAATTTATTGATAAGGCTTCAAAAAGAATTTAAAATGACCTATCTATTTATTGCCCATGATTTATCTATAGTAAAATATATTTCCGATAAGGTCGGCGTTATGTATTCGGGAAAACTTGTGGAATTCGCAAAAAGTGTCGACCTATATAAAAATCCGCTTCATCCTTATTCTCAAGCCTTAATTTCTGCAATCCCAAGTACCGATATAGATTCTCCCATGTCGGCACGGCGTATTCATATCCACGGAGAAATAAGCAGTGCAATCAATCCCCCTCAAGGCTGCCGTTTTTACAAACGCTGCCCAAAGGCTTTTGAAAAGTGTAAATCGATTCCGCCGGAATTAATCGAAACTGAAGAGGGGCATTTTACTGCCTGCCATTTAATTCAAGATTGA
- a CDS encoding cation diffusion facilitator family transporter encodes MNSGNRIKLVRIASLISLIGNIIICIAKLVIGIYANSLSVIGDGIDSATDVAISIMTLAVSFIIGRPSDKEHPWGHQRAETMASLILAFIIMTAGFQLFLTAGGKLINVYKGTVTILMPHILAVIVTVSSIAIKLLLALNQYIIGKKTGSMMIQANAKNMKNDVILSASVLAGLAISRFFKAPIFDAVTALLVSLWIMKSGIELFMELNVELMDGNTNDILYKQLFEAVNSVEGAHNPHRARIRRMANLLDIDLDIEVDAEMSICEGHSIAEKVTSAIKEKIENVYDVMVHIEPYGIHNHEEEGFGLSEKDVNN; translated from the coding sequence ATGAATAGCGGTAATAGAATAAAACTTGTAAGAATTGCCTCCCTAATTTCTCTTATAGGAAACATAATAATATGCATCGCAAAACTTGTAATAGGAATTTATGCAAACAGTCTTTCAGTAATCGGCGACGGAATTGACTCTGCTACAGATGTTGCCATTTCTATTATGACCCTTGCAGTAAGCTTTATAATAGGAAGACCTTCGGATAAGGAACACCCATGGGGCCATCAGCGGGCAGAAACTATGGCTTCTTTAATTTTAGCCTTTATAATTATGACAGCAGGCTTTCAACTCTTTCTTACAGCAGGGGGAAAACTAATAAATGTTTATAAAGGAACCGTAACTATTCTGATGCCTCATATACTTGCAGTTATCGTTACGGTATCTTCGATTGCAATAAAACTTCTTTTAGCCCTAAACCAGTATATTATAGGGAAAAAAACCGGCAGCATGATGATTCAAGCCAATGCAAAAAATATGAAAAATGACGTAATCCTTTCCGCTTCGGTTTTAGCAGGTCTTGCAATTTCCCGCTTTTTTAAAGCTCCTATTTTCGATGCAGTTACAGCCCTCCTCGTAAGCCTTTGGATTATGAAATCGGGTATAGAGCTTTTTATGGAACTGAATGTTGAATTAATGGACGGAAATACAAACGATATTTTATATAAACAATTATTTGAGGCTGTAAATTCCGTTGAAGGGGCTCATAATCCTCACCGCGCAAGAATAAGAAGGATGGCAAACCTTTTAGATATAGATTTGGATATTGAAGTCGATGCCGAAATGAGCATCTGCGAAGGCCACAGCATTGCAGAAAAGGTAACTTCGGCAATTAAAGAAAAAATAGAAAATGTTTATGATGTGATGGTACACATTGAACCGTATGGGATACATAACCATGAAGAGGAAGGCTTCGGTTTATCCGAAAAAGATGTAAACAACTAA